The nucleotide window GAGTCCTAAAATTTAGAAGAACTAGGACAAGAAATCTCAAACTCTTAtacaacaagaaaaaaaaaattctcagttACAAGCCAAATCTGTCTCCAGTCTCCACTAAAACATTTGTGCATCTGGTGATATGGTTACCAAAAGAAATGGAGAATATAGTACAATTGCTAAATGCAGCTGATGTGTAAAGAGTACCTCCTCAGAAGACCACTGATCAACATGGTCATTGAATGCACTACTCTTAGCTTCAACACTCTTTGGAGAAAAAATGAACCCTTCTATAAGACCAGAAACTTTGTCTATCTTATCTCCCAGTATGGCTAATTCTCTCCAGCCTCTTTGTCCACGCATCATCTCATCCATCCTGCCTCAGTTAAAAGCAATTTAAGATGACAAAATATACAAATTATTCCTACCCCTAATTACAACTTTCTTCCACTTATTGTATTCCATCATTAGATTGTAAATTTTAAAAGTCGATTCAAAATGAAGCTTCACCCATATGTTGCAATAGAATTTGACATTACAGCTTCATAAGAATTACATGCCCCCGAACGTGGTTCCATTTCTTTAGTTTTGGGACTTTTATTATACACGAATGACGTAGACAATAGGTAGGGATAGGAAATATAGAACATATTCCGGACTCACTCCGGCCTTTGGCATCACACCAAAGGTGTATGGGAATCACTCCAATcaagaatttaaaaaattccGGCATCTCACAGGCCTTCAGCTTCACACCAAAAGTTCCTTGGAATCACTCCAAGGTTGCTGTGCCTCACACATAAGCAAGAAACCCAGAATTTCTTTTCACTACCACTTACCTTACAAAGTAGCCTTTTTATAGGCTAATTGGTACATGAATCAGGAAAGATCCACATTAATATACTTAGGAATTATAAAGACTAATTTATGACacctaataaattaatattgtaACACAGAAAGACTTAAAGACAATGAACTTGCAGACTATATGTGTAAACTgcatttattaaattttaacttGGCTCCTCCATCAATGTACACAAACATTTAACATCCTATAAACTCGATAATAATAAAAGCAAAAGCATGAACATGGTATGTCAGTATGAACTATTTTAGGGAATTGGTGCAAGATGACTTACAACTTATTACATACAGAAGAAAGACAGGTTCTTGCATCCTTGTTTTTGGGACAAAGTGGTAACATAGATGCATGCGCTGGAAATTGCTAATGTGAACATTAATTATACAAAGGGGTTAAGTAACCTGAGGAAAGCTTTCTGCAGAGAACTGCCTAAATCACCAGCTAGATATGCTTCATCCTTGAGCACCTGTTGGTGGAGATATTTGGCACAGAAATTTGCCACTGCTTTACCTGCAAATCCAGGACTAGTGATGATAAGGCCTCATCACATAGTACCAACctttaaaaacttaaaacattAAGAAATCCCATCTCACAAACATCTCTAACTAAACAACACTGTCCCTTCTGCAGGGCTACGATGTGGGAAGGGACAACTCAAGAAAGGTTCGCAGCTGAAAATCCAAGAAATATACAGCAAAATTTCCAGGACTAGGTTTTATTACCAACCTCATGCAAAGTATTGCGCACACATGGTGTTGGAATTTATTcgtttttttttggaatttattTCGtttaacttttttcaatgagaaTTGGGAGAATAGTATTGCCGTATGTTTTCAACTCATGGTTCAAGATTGAGTAGATTAGTTTTGGAGGTTTAtctaaaacacaaaataaatgttgattCCAAGTACGTGATCATGAAGAGAATACCAACTTGAGAAGTCCAGCATGGACATGAAAACCAATTACAAAATGAAAGATCACAGTATAAAAAAGTAAACTTTAAATTACAAAACTTAAAACCTAACCTCCATGGCCATCATAAACACCAAAGAAAGATGTTGAACCGTCAAAATCTGGATAAGCAGCATGCTACAACAAAAATCAAGTATTTTTAGTAGGTAATAGGAAAAACAGTATACAATCTATGGCAAATTTGAGAGCTACTAGTTCACCAGACACCCCTCTGGATAAAAGACTATATTCTCTTCTCTTTTTGGCACGGCATGTTTGAAAAGAATCATTACGACTCTTTGAACAACCTTGGACATATATCAGATGAAAATGAGCATATTTGGTTCCACTCATTAGCTAGATGCCTAAGCTTCTAGCAGTCATAAAGTTACCGACTTCCAGCTAGTCATGCAAAATCTTCCTCTCTCTGCGTTCACTATATATTATATACCTGTATCTATATGGATGTAAGTTATGCTGTAATTGGATTCTATAGAATTGGATATAATGGGTGCATATGGATACCGCATACTCAATAAATAACTGAATATCACTTTCATGTTCAGACAAAATGTCATGAGATAATAAGTATGACAATTGCAAGTGAAATGTAAATCTCACTACTCAAGTAACCTGATCAAAGGGAATGCGGATACGAATTAAGAAGAATAACATAAAGCTTGCTTACAGCATCTTCCATGGTTGAACGCCACCCTTGCATGGAGGATGACCCATATCGAAGTCTGTCATTCTCACCATCTTCTGAGACCTTATCAGTTTTTGGAGCGCTGAGATATATTCCCATCTCCAGCTGCAACGACATTATCAAACTCATCAATCATACATATCATCGGACAACAAGGTCATTTTCAAATCCACACGCACGGAGCGGTcgtgctcacatatatgtatactgTGACAACATATTACATATATCCCCTGCCCATTTGCGCAGAACTACGACGCATCCACACGGACACTGACACGGGGACACGACACGACAAGGGGATACGTCAAATTAACAAGAAGAATTGCTGTATGATCACAAAGAAATATGACACGACACGGGGATACAAGGGAATACCACCGTGTCCATGCACGTAGGCGCAGAAGAAACTGCAAGATTCAAAAGTTTCTTAATTCGCAGGCGGCATTAATGGCTCAAGAATACTAAATGCATAGAAGACGACGACATCAATTGATCAATGGATCCTTTGCTTGCTATGCAATACTCATAAAAAAATCCCAATCAGTTCATGACCCATTAAAATAAAAGCCTACCATcttgatgaattttttttcttcttccaaatctaGCAACCAAATCGAAATCGCCATAACTAAACTAC belongs to Malus sylvestris chromosome 17, drMalSylv7.2, whole genome shotgun sequence and includes:
- the LOC126609978 gene encoding probable protein phosphatase 2C 60 isoform X4, which translates into the protein MAISIWLLDLEEEKKFIKMLEMGIYLSAPKTDKVSEDGENDRLRYGSSSMQGWRSTMEDAHAAYPDFDGSTSFFGVYDGHGGKAVANFCAKYLHQQVLKDEAYLAGDLGSSLQKAFLRMDEMMRGQRGWRELAILGDKIDKVSGLIEGFIFSPKSVEAKSSAFNDHVDQWSSEEGPHSDFDGPNSGSTACVAIIRNKQLLVANAGDSRCVISRKGEAYNLSKDHKPDIENEKERILKAGGFIQVGRVNGSLNLARAIGDAEFKQNKQLPVEKQIVTANPDINSVELCDDDEFLVIACDGIWM